In Calothrix sp. PCC 7507, one DNA window encodes the following:
- the sigC gene encoding RNA polymerase sigma factor SigC, giving the protein MPATSFYADAPYNTQKSRQVVDSEIAVDEGELPLDEIQELEIAAADPATFAANANRRSTDLVRLYLQEIGRVRLLGRDEEVSEAQKVQRYLRMRIVLANAAKLGDAVIEPYLRLIEVQERLTSELGHRPSLERWATTAGIVLSDLKPTLANGKRRWAEIAKLTVEELEQIQTQGLQAKEHMIKANLRLVVSVAKKYQNRGLELLDLVQEGTLGLERAVEKFDPTKGYRFSTYAYWWIRQGITRAIATSSRTIRLPVHITEKLNKIKKAQRKIAQEKGRTPTLEDLAVELEMTPTQVREVLLRVPRSVSLETKVGKDKDTELGELLETDCVTPEEMLMRESLQRDLQHLLADLTSRERDVILMRFGLADGHPYSLAEIGRALDLSRERVRQIESKALQKLRQPKRRNLIRDYLESLS; this is encoded by the coding sequence ATGCCAGCAACATCTTTTTACGCAGATGCCCCCTACAATACCCAGAAATCCCGCCAGGTTGTGGACTCAGAGATCGCAGTTGATGAAGGTGAGTTGCCTTTAGATGAGATTCAAGAGCTAGAGATAGCTGCTGCTGATCCGGCTACCTTCGCTGCGAACGCTAACCGACGCAGTACAGACCTGGTACGTTTATATCTGCAGGAAATTGGTCGGGTTCGTTTGTTGGGGCGGGATGAAGAGGTATCCGAAGCGCAAAAAGTTCAGCGCTACTTGCGGATGCGGATAGTGCTTGCTAACGCTGCAAAGCTTGGGGATGCAGTAATTGAACCTTATCTGCGGTTAATTGAAGTTCAGGAGCGTCTAACATCTGAATTGGGACATCGCCCATCATTAGAAAGGTGGGCAACCACTGCGGGTATAGTCTTGTCGGATCTTAAACCGACTCTAGCAAATGGCAAACGTCGCTGGGCGGAGATTGCCAAGTTGACGGTGGAAGAACTGGAGCAAATCCAGACCCAAGGACTCCAAGCCAAAGAACACATGATCAAGGCTAATCTGCGCCTAGTCGTGTCTGTTGCTAAGAAGTATCAAAATCGTGGCTTGGAATTGTTAGATTTAGTCCAAGAAGGCACTCTAGGCTTAGAGCGCGCTGTGGAAAAATTTGACCCAACTAAGGGTTATCGCTTTAGCACCTACGCTTACTGGTGGATTCGTCAGGGTATTACGCGGGCGATCGCTACTTCTAGCCGCACCATCCGTCTCCCTGTCCACATTACAGAAAAGCTGAACAAAATTAAAAAAGCCCAACGCAAAATTGCTCAAGAAAAAGGGCGCACTCCTACTTTAGAAGACCTAGCTGTTGAGCTAGAAATGACACCAACTCAAGTGCGAGAAGTTTTGTTAAGAGTTCCTCGTTCAGTTTCTTTGGAAACCAAGGTAGGAAAAGATAAAGACACTGAGTTAGGAGAATTACTAGAAACCGACTGTGTCACCCCAGAAGAAATGTTAATGCGAGAATCTTTACAAAGAGACTTGCAGCATCTATTGGCAGATTTAACCAGTCGCGAACGGGATGTGATTCTGATGCGGTTTGGTTTAGCAGATGGTCATCCTTACTCTTTAGCAGAAATTGGCCGCGCTCTCGACTTATCGCGGGAACGAGTCCGACAAATTGAATCCAAAGCTCTGCAGAAGCTCCGCCAACCCAAACGGCGTAACCTCATCCGTGACTATTTGGAGTCACTAAGTTAG
- a CDS encoding Fur family transcriptional regulator — MTVYTSSSLKAELNDRGWRLTPQRETILHIFQELPQGEHLSAEDLYHRLETDGEGISLSTIYRTLKLMARMGILRELELGEGHKHYELNQPYPHHHHHLICVRCNSTIEFKNDTILKIGAKTAQKEGFHLLDCQLTIHAVCPQCQRALMPL, encoded by the coding sequence ATGACTGTCTACACATCTAGTTCACTCAAGGCAGAATTAAATGACCGAGGTTGGCGTCTAACTCCGCAGCGAGAAACGATTTTACACATTTTTCAAGAGCTGCCACAAGGCGAACACCTCAGTGCTGAGGATCTTTACCATCGACTAGAAACCGATGGAGAAGGCATTAGTCTGTCAACTATCTATCGAACTTTGAAGTTGATGGCTAGGATGGGAATATTGCGGGAACTTGAATTGGGGGAAGGACATAAACATTATGAACTAAACCAGCCATATCCCCATCACCACCATCACCTGATTTGTGTCAGATGCAATAGCACAATTGAGTTTAAAAACGACACAATTTTAAAAATTGGGGCAAAGACTGCTCAAAAAGAAGGCTTTCACCTATTGGATTGTCAACTAACAATCCATGCAGTCTGCCCCCAGTGCCAACGGGCACTAATGCCTCTTTAG
- a CDS encoding peptidoglycan-binding protein: protein MDNIAYLHLAFAYEDNQSNELVSLSYLLNKAATPDWKRLSGKAWKYMLPLALTLSVLGAVSSVLALERGDQGPSVRNLQQQLKRVGFYQAPITQVYDFPTEDAVRRFQKAADLPVDGIVSATTLQKLDKWRSPALVAQAKKPTAVSASVTKAAVMNTQTKKPTAVSESAKKSSTPSSVASKRRSPNLLVKGDEGEDVRALQERLRVAGYYYGNATGIFGPITEEAVKRFQEAYKLNADGIVGPVTLAKLPQNGVGNGDDDAKEPVAAKGDKLRLGDRGEAVRVLQEHLIQAGYLGGEPNGYYGPNTTDAVRRFQAANYLAASGVAGPTTRAKLHSSVSTASTSEFSVLEIQRRLRDKGFYKGQLNGVMADDTKKAIKQAQEFYGVSLKDIKSGRF, encoded by the coding sequence ATGGACAACATTGCGTACTTGCATCTAGCCTTTGCCTACGAAGACAACCAATCCAATGAATTGGTTTCTCTGAGCTACTTGTTAAACAAAGCAGCTACCCCAGATTGGAAACGACTTTCTGGCAAAGCTTGGAAATATATGCTGCCTCTGGCGCTCACCTTGTCAGTTCTCGGTGCTGTGAGCAGCGTCTTGGCATTAGAAAGAGGCGATCAAGGCCCCTCCGTCAGAAATTTGCAACAACAACTGAAAAGAGTAGGCTTTTATCAAGCTCCTATCACTCAAGTATATGATTTCCCTACAGAAGATGCTGTGCGGCGGTTCCAAAAAGCTGCAGATTTACCAGTTGACGGCATTGTGAGCGCAACTACTCTGCAAAAATTAGATAAATGGCGATCGCCAGCTTTAGTAGCACAAGCTAAAAAACCCACTGCTGTCAGTGCGTCAGTCACAAAAGCGGCTGTGATGAATACACAGACTAAAAAACCCACTGCTGTCAGTGAATCAGCTAAAAAGTCAAGCACACCTAGTTCTGTAGCTAGCAAACGCCGCAGTCCCAACCTTCTAGTTAAAGGTGATGAAGGTGAAGATGTCAGAGCCTTGCAAGAACGGTTGAGAGTTGCAGGTTATTACTACGGTAATGCCACAGGGATATTTGGCCCCATTACCGAAGAAGCCGTCAAGCGGTTCCAAGAGGCTTATAAATTAAACGCTGATGGTATTGTCGGCCCAGTAACACTAGCTAAATTGCCACAAAATGGCGTTGGCAATGGCGACGATGACGCTAAGGAGCCAGTAGCAGCAAAGGGAGACAAACTCAGGCTAGGCGATCGCGGCGAAGCAGTTCGAGTTCTCCAAGAGCATTTGATTCAAGCAGGATATTTAGGAGGCGAGCCAAATGGCTACTATGGCCCCAACACCACAGATGCTGTCCGCAGATTTCAAGCAGCTAATTATTTAGCAGCCAGTGGGGTTGCTGGCCCCACTACCAGAGCGAAGTTACATAGCTCAGTTAGCACTGCTTCAACAAGTGAATTTAGCGTCTTGGAAATCCAAAGAAGATTAAGAGACAAGGGTTTTTATAAAGGCCAACTGAACGGTGTGATGGCAGACGATACCAAAAAAGCAATCAAGCAAGCTCAAGAATTTTACGGAGTTAGTCTCAAAGACATCAAAAGCGGACGCTTTTAG
- a CDS encoding GAF domain-containing sensor histidine kinase: MLSSPDLSFSRTLPLNVFNQLGELLEQMAQAVGNDTLILTEAVLVRIRIPAEWQGQKFTLLVSERFSALLVGKKEEVGKGEEFTSVNARLTFSAEAIASFIAKLQDLFGCDSSTHQNIERYCQILAPNDATLQGQFTLLLLEYLLLYPNQEGTALPSSNYPDIYTDQSVEDALKKRISQERLLHQITTQIRKSLDLPIIMATAVTQVSEFLNLDRLVIYKFDGLKVKSQPFDYAQGKELGVRSQESSSLALKSQLPVQNYEQYGGCVVHEARARDTIPSVLNYREETCFIRTSQCWEKYRQGFTLVVDDVEKTYALEECLLNFFRESQIRAKLAAPIIFEDNLWGLLIAHQCNAPRQWTESEINLLNAIAEQLAIAIHQAELMRTLRDATQTLTQDKHTLEQQVIERTMALREALLAAEAASRLRNEFLATISHELLTPLTYVIGMSSTLLRWPLGELSQRQRDYLQTIHDSGEHLLGMINDILDLSQIEAGKTVLNITEFSLVRIAENTVESLLGKAKTEQINLKLDVQIDPRRDRFNADVPRVEQILTNLLTNAIKFTPEDGSVTLRLWVEDDTAIFQVEDTGIGIPEHQLPLLFEKFHQLDTPYRRRYAGTGLGLALTKQLVELHRGRIEVESTVGIGSIFTVWIPAQLMRD; encoded by the coding sequence ATGCTTAGTTCTCCTGATTTGAGCTTTTCTCGAACCTTGCCTTTAAATGTATTTAATCAGCTTGGGGAATTATTAGAGCAGATGGCTCAAGCAGTGGGAAATGACACTTTGATCCTGACAGAAGCAGTGCTAGTAAGAATACGCATACCTGCGGAGTGGCAAGGGCAAAAGTTTACACTCTTGGTTTCGGAGAGATTTAGTGCGCTTTTGGTGGGTAAAAAAGAAGAGGTGGGGAAAGGAGAAGAGTTTACCTCGGTGAATGCTAGATTGACATTTAGTGCAGAAGCGATCGCCTCCTTTATCGCCAAACTGCAAGATTTATTTGGGTGCGATTCCTCTACTCATCAAAATATTGAACGCTATTGTCAAATTCTCGCCCCCAATGATGCTACGCTCCAAGGTCAATTTACGCTGTTGTTATTAGAATATCTCTTGTTGTACCCAAATCAAGAGGGAACAGCGCTACCTAGTTCTAACTACCCTGATATTTATACTGATCAGTCGGTGGAAGATGCCCTAAAAAAGCGGATTTCCCAAGAGCGGTTATTGCATCAGATAACAACCCAGATTCGCAAGAGTCTAGATTTGCCCATAATTATGGCAACGGCAGTTACACAAGTGAGTGAGTTTCTCAATTTAGACAGATTAGTAATTTACAAATTTGATGGTTTAAAAGTCAAGAGTCAGCCCTTCGACTACGCTCAGGGCAAGGAGTTAGGAGTTAGGAGTCAGGAGTCAAGCTCTTTGGCGCTTAAATCTCAATTACCAGTACAAAACTATGAGCAGTATGGGGGTTGTGTTGTTCATGAAGCTCGCGCTAGAGATACTATCCCATCAGTCTTGAATTACAGGGAAGAAACTTGCTTTATACGAACCTCCCAATGTTGGGAGAAATATCGTCAAGGTTTTACTTTGGTTGTGGATGATGTGGAAAAAACTTATGCTCTGGAAGAGTGTTTGTTGAATTTTTTTAGGGAATCCCAAATTAGAGCTAAGTTGGCAGCACCAATTATATTTGAGGATAATCTCTGGGGGCTGCTAATTGCTCATCAGTGCAATGCTCCACGCCAATGGACTGAGAGTGAAATAAACTTGCTAAATGCGATCGCTGAACAATTAGCGATCGCTATTCATCAAGCTGAGTTAATGCGAACTCTGCGAGACGCTACGCAAACACTCACGCAAGATAAACACACTCTTGAACAACAAGTTATTGAGCGGACAATGGCGCTGCGTGAGGCGCTACTCGCCGCTGAAGCAGCTAGCCGTCTCAGAAATGAATTTTTGGCTACCATCAGCCATGAATTGCTCACTCCTTTAACTTATGTCATTGGGATGTCTTCTACACTATTACGCTGGCCTTTGGGTGAGTTGAGTCAAAGACAACGAGACTATCTACAAACCATCCACGATAGTGGCGAACATTTATTAGGAATGATCAATGACATTCTCGATTTATCTCAAATCGAGGCGGGTAAAACAGTTTTAAATATTACAGAATTCTCCTTGGTAAGGATAGCGGAAAATACTGTAGAGTCGCTGCTGGGAAAAGCCAAGACAGAACAAATTAATCTCAAATTAGACGTGCAAATTGATCCAAGACGCGATCGCTTTAATGCTGATGTCCCACGAGTAGAACAAATCCTTACCAATCTGTTAACTAATGCCATTAAATTCACTCCTGAAGATGGTAGCGTTACCTTACGCCTTTGGGTGGAAGATGACACCGCTATCTTTCAAGTAGAAGATACTGGGATTGGCATTCCTGAACATCAATTACCACTGCTATTTGAAAAATTTCACCAACTCGATACACCCTATCGCCGTCGCTACGCAGGTACAGGACTCGGTTTAGCTTTAACTAAACAACTCGTGGAACTCCATCGGGGGCGAATTGAAGTAGAGTCCACCGTGGGGATTGGTTCAATTTTTACCGTATGGATACCAGCCCAATTGATGCGGGATTAG
- a CDS encoding acetate kinase — MKILILNAGSSSQKSCLYEITDETLPKQPPKPLWEGKINWTHDRGVAEIKVKTATGESLQESIYADSRRAHVTYMLYTLTRGATKVISHLSDIDVVGHRVVHGGQNYRQSTVITEEVKKAIANLSNLAPAHNPAALEGIEAIEHSLGSVTQVAVFDTGFHATLPDAAAIYPGPYEWVDQGIRRYGFHGISHQYCSGRVADILGRDLASLKLITCHLGNGCSLAAIQNGRSIDTTMGFTPLDGLMMGSRSGSVDPGILIYLLRQSNYSAERLDYVLNKASGLRGISGVSSDLPEVLEAIAQGNYRAQLAWDIYIHRLRSGIGSMLASLGGLDALVFTAGIGEHSPGVRQAACESFGFLGLKIDQEKNQHQPVDEDIATPESAVRVLVIKTQEDWAIAQQCWQILRN; from the coding sequence ATGAAAATACTTATACTTAACGCTGGATCTAGTAGCCAAAAAAGTTGTCTGTATGAAATTACAGATGAAACTTTGCCGAAACAACCGCCCAAACCCCTTTGGGAAGGAAAAATAAATTGGACTCACGATCGCGGTGTGGCGGAAATTAAGGTAAAAACCGCTACGGGTGAATCGCTGCAAGAATCAATTTATGCTGATTCCCGGCGTGCCCACGTCACCTATATGCTCTACACCCTGACTCGCGGTGCGACTAAGGTGATTAGTCATCTTTCAGACATTGATGTGGTAGGTCATCGTGTAGTGCATGGTGGTCAAAATTACCGCCAGAGTACAGTTATTACTGAAGAAGTTAAAAAGGCGATCGCCAATCTTTCTAATCTTGCTCCTGCACACAATCCCGCAGCTTTAGAAGGGATAGAAGCCATTGAACACAGCTTAGGATCTGTAACTCAAGTGGCAGTATTTGATACTGGATTTCATGCTACTCTCCCCGATGCAGCGGCGATTTACCCTGGCCCCTATGAGTGGGTAGACCAAGGTATCCGACGCTACGGCTTTCATGGTATCAGTCACCAATACTGCTCTGGACGTGTCGCTGACATCCTGGGTCGAGATTTAGCATCCTTGAAGTTAATCACCTGCCATTTAGGTAATGGCTGCTCTTTAGCGGCTATTCAAAATGGTCGCAGTATTGATACAACTATGGGATTCACACCTCTGGATGGATTGATGATGGGTAGTCGCTCTGGCTCCGTTGATCCAGGAATTCTCATTTATCTTTTGCGACAATCCAATTACTCCGCTGAGAGACTAGATTATGTGCTAAATAAAGCTTCTGGATTACGTGGAATTTCGGGAGTATCCAGCGATTTACCAGAAGTGCTTGAGGCGATCGCCCAAGGTAACTATCGCGCTCAACTCGCTTGGGATATCTACATACATCGGTTAAGATCTGGTATTGGTTCGATGCTTGCTAGCTTAGGAGGATTAGATGCTTTAGTCTTCACCGCAGGTATAGGTGAACACTCTCCTGGAGTTCGCCAAGCAGCTTGTGAGTCCTTCGGATTTCTAGGACTGAAAATAGACCAAGAAAAAAATCAACACCAGCCTGTTGACGAGGATATTGCCACACCTGAGTCAGCAGTGCGAGTATTGGTAATTAAGACTCAGGAAGATTGGGCGATCGCTCAACAATGTTGGCAAATTTTGAGAAATTAG
- a CDS encoding aminotransferase class IV has protein sequence MYWYNGRIIQSQTLELNINDPGLLYGATVFTTLRVYGDSLDSSLTNWLMHCDRLQFSLQTFNWQQPNWHWVRQGAEIISANFPVLRITIFPDGREWITGRLLPHDLTDKQKNGSACAVAKSELYRSLPNHKTGNYLSPWLAKNSAQQLDAQEAILVDAAGNWLETSTGNLWGWRDGCWWTPPLTDLILPGIMRTQIINWLTNQQQQVKEEPWTAELVKGLEAIAYTNSVVEIIPIHTVKQPSGSLQYDPYHFSFQQLRGLF, from the coding sequence ATGTATTGGTACAACGGCAGAATCATCCAGTCTCAAACTCTGGAATTAAATATTAATGATCCGGGGTTGCTGTATGGGGCGACGGTTTTTACAACGCTGCGGGTTTATGGTGACTCGCTTGATAGCAGTTTAACTAACTGGCTCATGCACTGCGATCGCTTACAATTTAGTTTGCAGACCTTCAATTGGCAGCAACCAAACTGGCACTGGGTGCGTCAAGGTGCAGAAATTATCTCGGCAAATTTCCCTGTCCTCAGAATCACCATCTTTCCCGATGGACGTGAATGGATAACTGGTAGGTTATTACCACATGACTTGACAGATAAACAGAAAAATGGTAGCGCGTGCGCCGTTGCCAAATCAGAACTATATCGCAGTTTACCCAATCACAAAACAGGCAATTATTTAAGTCCCTGGTTGGCAAAGAATAGCGCGCAACAATTAGATGCCCAAGAAGCGATTTTAGTGGACGCTGCGGGCAATTGGCTAGAAACTAGCACTGGCAATCTTTGGGGGTGGCGTGATGGTTGTTGGTGGACACCGCCTCTGACAGACTTAATTTTGCCCGGAATTATGAGAACGCAGATTATTAATTGGTTAACAAACCAGCAGCAACAGGTCAAAGAGGAACCTTGGACAGCAGAGTTAGTCAAGGGGCTGGAAGCGATCGCCTACACTAATAGTGTGGTAGAAATCATCCCTATCCATACCGTTAAGCAGCCTTCAGGATCGCTACAATATGATCCCTACCATTTTAGTTTTCAGCAACTAAGAGGTCTTTTTTAG
- the ftsH3 gene encoding ATP-dependent zinc metalloprotease FtsH3 — protein MNKRWRNAGLYALLFIVVIALGTAFFDKQPQSRETWRYSQFIQEVEKGRVDKVSLSADRSTALVTSRDGNKKVVTLVNDPDLINTLTAKGVDISVLPQTDEGFWFKALSSLFFPVLLLVGLFFLLRRAQNGPGSQAMNFGKSKARVQMEPQTQVTFGDVAGIDQAKLELNEVVDFLKNADRFTAVGAKIPKGVLLVGPPGTGKTLLARAVAGEAGVPFFSISGSEFVEMFVGVGASRVRDLFEQAKSNAPCIVFIDEIDAVGRQRGAGLGGGNDEREQTLNQLLTEMDGFEGNTGIIIIAATNRPDVLDAALLRPGRFDRQVVVDRPDYAGRSEILKVHARGKTLAKDVDLDKIARRTPGFTGADLSNLLNEAAILAARRNLTEISMDEINDAIDRVLAGPEKKDRVMSEKRKTLVAYHEAGHALVGALMPDYDPVQKISIIPRGRAGGLTWFTPSEDRMDTGLYSRAYLENQMAVALGGRIAEEIIFGEEEVTTGASNDLQQVARVARQMITRFGMSDRLGPVALGRQQGNMFLGRDIMSERDFSEETAAAIDEEVRKLVDVAYTRAKEVLMGNRHILDQIAQMLVDKETVDADELQEILTNNDVKTAAFA, from the coding sequence GTGAATAAAAGATGGAGAAATGCGGGGCTGTATGCACTGCTATTTATTGTTGTCATTGCTTTAGGAACAGCATTTTTTGACAAACAACCCCAAAGCAGAGAGACATGGCGATACAGTCAATTCATTCAAGAAGTTGAAAAAGGCAGAGTAGACAAAGTCAGTCTGAGTGCAGACCGTTCTACAGCCCTGGTGACATCCAGAGACGGTAATAAAAAGGTAGTGACTCTAGTCAACGACCCTGATTTGATCAATACTTTAACTGCCAAAGGTGTTGATATTTCCGTCTTGCCTCAAACCGATGAAGGATTTTGGTTTAAGGCACTGAGCAGCTTATTTTTTCCTGTATTGCTTCTAGTTGGCTTATTCTTCTTACTACGCCGCGCTCAAAATGGCCCTGGTAGTCAAGCAATGAACTTTGGTAAATCCAAAGCCAGAGTGCAAATGGAGCCGCAAACCCAAGTCACATTTGGTGATGTGGCTGGGATTGACCAAGCCAAGCTTGAACTAAACGAAGTTGTAGACTTTCTCAAAAATGCCGATCGCTTTACTGCAGTCGGTGCAAAAATTCCTAAAGGTGTATTACTAGTTGGTCCTCCTGGTACTGGTAAAACCCTCCTGGCTCGTGCTGTAGCCGGTGAAGCAGGTGTACCCTTCTTCTCCATCTCTGGTTCTGAGTTTGTGGAAATGTTCGTCGGTGTGGGTGCTTCCCGCGTCCGCGACTTATTTGAGCAAGCTAAATCTAATGCTCCCTGTATCGTCTTCATCGATGAAATTGACGCCGTTGGTCGTCAACGGGGTGCTGGCTTAGGTGGTGGTAACGATGAGCGGGAACAAACCCTCAACCAGTTGCTCACAGAAATGGATGGATTTGAAGGTAATACCGGCATCATTATTATTGCCGCTACCAACCGTCCTGATGTATTAGATGCAGCATTGTTGCGTCCTGGTCGCTTCGACCGTCAAGTTGTCGTAGACCGTCCTGACTACGCTGGACGTAGCGAAATCCTAAAGGTTCACGCCCGTGGTAAGACCTTGGCGAAAGATGTAGACTTGGATAAAATCGCCCGTCGTACCCCTGGGTTTACAGGTGCTGATTTATCCAACCTGTTAAATGAAGCAGCAATTTTGGCAGCACGCCGGAATTTGACTGAAATTTCGATGGATGAAATCAACGACGCTATTGACCGCGTGTTGGCTGGGCCAGAAAAGAAAGACCGGGTGATGAGCGAAAAGCGCAAGACTTTGGTAGCATATCACGAAGCTGGTCACGCCTTAGTTGGTGCATTGATGCCCGACTATGACCCAGTGCAAAAGATTAGCATTATCCCTCGTGGACGTGCAGGTGGTTTAACTTGGTTCACCCCTAGCGAAGACCGCATGGACACTGGCTTATACAGTCGTGCTTATCTAGAAAATCAGATGGCTGTGGCTTTGGGTGGTCGCATTGCTGAAGAAATCATCTTTGGTGAAGAAGAAGTTACTACTGGCGCTTCTAACGACTTACAACAAGTAGCACGGGTTGCCAGACAGATGATTACCCGCTTTGGGATGAGCGACAGACTCGGTCCCGTTGCCCTCGGTCGTCAGCAAGGCAACATGTTCCTCGGTCGGGATATCATGTCAGAACGCGATTTCTCTGAAGAAACCGCCGCCGCCATTGATGAAGAAGTCCGCAAGCTAGTAGATGTCGCCTACACACGCGCTAAAGAAGTGTTGATGGGGAACCGCCACATTTTGGATCAAATCGCGCAAATGCTGGTTGATAAAGAAACAGTAGACGCCGATGAGTTGCAAGAAATTCTGACAAATAACGATGTGAAAACCGCCGCGTTTGCATAA
- a CDS encoding ISAs1 family transposase has product MNLVEQLQEVPDYRHIRGRRHELWLVLLLILLGAMTGYWGYRPLEDFTKVHRQDLIELLNLDETIKFPSYSTFRRVLKTVDFQPFTDLFNNWASVFVPPMPGERLAIDGKGIRCTVTDYSQSYQNFISTVSVYSHQRGIVLRMQPMSNKKISEVAIVQQLISEFCGQQVLFTLDA; this is encoded by the coding sequence ATGAATCTCGTGGAACAATTGCAGGAAGTCCCAGACTATCGGCACATCCGGGGACGAAGACATGAATTATGGTTAGTATTATTGCTGATATTGCTAGGAGCAATGACTGGGTATTGGGGCTACCGACCACTGGAAGATTTTACCAAAGTACACAGGCAAGACTTGATTGAACTGTTAAACCTAGATGAGACAATCAAGTTTCCATCCTACTCAACATTCAGACGAGTACTGAAAACAGTAGATTTTCAGCCATTCACCGACTTATTTAATAATTGGGCATCAGTTTTTGTTCCACCAATGCCAGGAGAGAGACTGGCGATTGATGGCAAAGGTATTCGTTGCACAGTTACAGATTACAGTCAGTCCTATCAAAACTTTATCAGTACAGTATCAGTTTATAGTCATCAACGGGGCATTGTACTCAGGATGCAACCAATGTCAAACAAAAAAATTAGTGAAGTAGCGATCGTACAACAATTAATCTCCGAGTTTTGTGGTCAACAAGTCCTTTTTACCCTTGATGCTTGA
- a CDS encoding ISAs1 family transposase — protein MTLPKKTVSLIINSGNDYLIGLKENQPTLYKMAQTQSQQDTPLSSATTVENVHSRKVQRECKVFAAPEQIQKKWSGLKTFVVVERQGERNGQPFYEDQFYICSQYLEAQQLLADIQGHWGIENRLHWVRDVTFKEDFPPRRGGNAPVNWSILHNFFITISRTLGFRTIPQAQRVLSNQLHKVFSFFV, from the coding sequence TTGACACTGCCAAAAAAAACTGTATCGCTAATCATCAATAGTGGCAATGACTACCTGATTGGATTAAAAGAAAATCAACCGACACTCTATAAAATGGCTCAAACTCAATCACAACAGGATACTCCACTCAGCAGTGCCACAACCGTAGAGAATGTTCATTCACGAAAAGTCCAACGTGAGTGCAAGGTTTTTGCCGCCCCCGAACAAATTCAAAAAAAATGGTCTGGACTCAAAACTTTTGTTGTTGTTGAGCGTCAGGGTGAGCGCAATGGTCAGCCATTCTACGAGGATCAATTCTATATCTGTAGTCAATATCTCGAAGCTCAACAGTTACTTGCCGACATTCAAGGCCATTGGGGCATCGAAAATCGACTGCACTGGGTAAGAGATGTGACATTCAAAGAAGACTTTCCACCACGGCGTGGTGGCAATGCCCCTGTGAATTGGTCTATCCTACACAACTTTTTCATAACGATCTCCCGCACACTCGGTTTCCGAACTATTCCTCAAGCACAACGTGTCCTCTCCAACCAACTGCATAAAGTTTTTTCTTTCTTTGTATGA